From the genome of Vibrio navarrensis, one region includes:
- a CDS encoding GNAT family N-acetyltransferase, which translates to MEFKTAEYVDYERVAYLHADSLKRHYSKILSRRYLQNDVQTEKLALWQTRLTNPPFGQHVILAEEGGLLLGFACVFGNHDFELGTFIDSLHVDGDFQRRGIGKKLLQEVANWQQHYFPERGLYLEVNVSNRDAIEFYQSIGGTLTECRKRHASDGTEMIEQVITWPSAEKLSAGLLAAVIFS; encoded by the coding sequence ATGGAATTTAAAACGGCAGAATATGTGGATTATGAAAGGGTCGCTTATCTGCATGCGGATAGCTTAAAGCGACATTACAGCAAGATTCTCAGCAGACGTTACCTGCAAAACGATGTACAAACGGAAAAACTGGCCCTGTGGCAAACTCGTTTGACTAATCCGCCTTTTGGCCAACACGTCATTTTGGCCGAAGAGGGGGGACTTCTGTTGGGTTTTGCTTGTGTTTTTGGCAACCATGACTTCGAACTCGGGACCTTTATCGATTCTCTGCATGTGGATGGTGATTTTCAGCGACGTGGGATCGGTAAGAAATTACTACAAGAAGTTGCTAACTGGCAGCAGCACTATTTTCCAGAACGCGGGCTTTATCTGGAAGTGAATGTCAGCAATCGAGATGCGATCGAGTTTTATCAAAGCATTGGTGGCACACTGACTGAGTGTAGAAAGCGACATGCCTCCGATGGTACCGAGATGATTGAGCAGGTAATCACTTGGCCGTCGGCAGAAAAGCTCTCCGCTGGGTTATTAGCCGCAGTGATTTTTAGCTGA